A section of the Primulina eburnea isolate SZY01 chromosome 1, ASM2296580v1, whole genome shotgun sequence genome encodes:
- the LOC140828340 gene encoding protein NOI4-like — protein sequence MTSHDKGRPLPKFGEWDVNNPASADGFTVIFSKARDEKKATGTATGTAAPSPPPPSMSQPHDQSYNDPRKKNWLCCF from the exons ATGACGTCT CACGACAAAGGTCGGCCTTTGCCGAAATTCGGGGAGTGGGACGTGAACAATCCGGCATCGGCTGATGGATTCACAGTCATATTTTCCAAGGCTAGGGACGAAAAGAAAGCAACCGGTACAGCCACTGGCACGGCAGCACCCTCGCCGCCGCCACCTTCCATGTCTCAGCCACATGACCAATCATACAATGACCCCCGCAAG AAAAACTGGCTGTGTTGCTTTTGA
- the LOC140828110 gene encoding early nodulin-like protein 6 isoform X3 gives MGSCFQFQAANRAGWAVPPANQTDLYNEWASRERFKVGDTVRFKYKKDSVMEVNKTEYNECNSSRPNFFSNKGDTIYTLDRSGFFYFISGATGHCERGQRMIVWVIGQDEDSTAKSHAYKNNALFSYALFLIVSAFHFLA, from the exons ATGGGGAGTTGCTTCCAGTTTCAAGCGGCCAACAGGGCTGGTTGGGCCGTGCCGCCAGCGAATCAGACCGATCTCTACAACGAATGGGCCTCTCGGGAGAGGTTCAAGGTTGGAGACACCGTTC GTTTCAAATACAAGAAAGATTCTGTCATGGAAGTGAACAAGACCGAGTACAACGAATGTAATTCCAGTCGCCCCAATTTCTTCTCCAACAAGGGGGACACCATCTACACGCTGGACCGGTCGGGCTTTTTCTACTTCATAAGCGGGGCGACCGGTCACTGCGAGAGGGGACAGAGAATGATCGTTTGGGTTATCGGGCAGGACGAGGATTCCACTGCTAAGTCTCATGCTTACAAGAACAATGCCCTTTTCTCTTATGCCCTGTTCTTGATCGTGTCTGCTTTTCATTTTCTCGCATGA
- the LOC140828110 gene encoding early nodulin-like protein 21 isoform X2 yields the protein MSDGFLLQESSSYNMGSCFQFQAANRAGWAVPPANQTDLYNEWASRERFKVGDTVRFKYKKDSVMEVNKTEYNECNSSRPNFFSNKGDTIYTLDRSGFFYFISGATGHCERGQRMIVWVIGQDEDSTAKSHAYKNNALFSYALFLIVSAFHFLA from the exons ATGTCCGATGGTTTTCTCTTGCAAGAGTCGTCATCATATAAC ATGGGGAGTTGCTTCCAGTTTCAAGCGGCCAACAGGGCTGGTTGGGCCGTGCCGCCAGCGAATCAGACCGATCTCTACAACGAATGGGCCTCTCGGGAGAGGTTCAAGGTTGGAGACACCGTTC GTTTCAAATACAAGAAAGATTCTGTCATGGAAGTGAACAAGACCGAGTACAACGAATGTAATTCCAGTCGCCCCAATTTCTTCTCCAACAAGGGGGACACCATCTACACGCTGGACCGGTCGGGCTTTTTCTACTTCATAAGCGGGGCGACCGGTCACTGCGAGAGGGGACAGAGAATGATCGTTTGGGTTATCGGGCAGGACGAGGATTCCACTGCTAAGTCTCATGCTTACAAGAACAATGCCCTTTTCTCTTATGCCCTGTTCTTGATCGTGTCTGCTTTTCATTTTCTCGCATGA
- the LOC140828110 gene encoding early nodulin-like protein 21 isoform X1 — translation MEFIMKPFVFMTFVCVLELSLQMGSCFQFQAANRAGWAVPPANQTDLYNEWASRERFKVGDTVRFKYKKDSVMEVNKTEYNECNSSRPNFFSNKGDTIYTLDRSGFFYFISGATGHCERGQRMIVWVIGQDEDSTAKSHAYKNNALFSYALFLIVSAFHFLA, via the exons ATGGAGTTCATCATGAAACCCTTCGTTTTCATGACATTTGTTTGTGTCTTAGAACTGTCGTTGCAGATGGGGAGTTGCTTCCAGTTTCAAGCGGCCAACAGGGCTGGTTGGGCCGTGCCGCCAGCGAATCAGACCGATCTCTACAACGAATGGGCCTCTCGGGAGAGGTTCAAGGTTGGAGACACCGTTC GTTTCAAATACAAGAAAGATTCTGTCATGGAAGTGAACAAGACCGAGTACAACGAATGTAATTCCAGTCGCCCCAATTTCTTCTCCAACAAGGGGGACACCATCTACACGCTGGACCGGTCGGGCTTTTTCTACTTCATAAGCGGGGCGACCGGTCACTGCGAGAGGGGACAGAGAATGATCGTTTGGGTTATCGGGCAGGACGAGGATTCCACTGCTAAGTCTCATGCTTACAAGAACAATGCCCTTTTCTCTTATGCCCTGTTCTTGATCGTGTCTGCTTTTCATTTTCTCGCATGA
- the LOC140828019 gene encoding pectate lyase-like — translation MSNITINSSLSLFFFFFFFLFLISHPVLSTFSHVQDPDLVVQDVHQSINASRRNLGYLSCASGNPIDDCWRCDPNWENNRQRLADCAIGFGKNAGGGRDGRIYVVTDPGDDDPVNPRPGTLRHAVIQNEALWIIFKRDMVIRLNQELVMNSHKTIDGRGASVHISNGPCITIHYASNIIIHGIHIHDCVIAGNGIIRDSPQHAGHWDVSDGDGIVIFAGKNIWIDHCSLSNCNDGLIDVIHGSTAVTISNNYFTHHDKVMLLGHSDAFGQDKNMQVTIAFNHFGEGLVQRMPRCRLGYFHVVNNDYTHWEMYAIGGSASPTIYSHGNRFLAPTDRFRKEVTKHEDAPESEWKHWNWISEGDLMLNGAFFRQSGGGAWAARSRASSLSARPVSLVGSVTRTAGALNCRAGSRC, via the exons ATGTCCAATATCACCATTAATTCCTCCTTATCcttattcttcttcttcttcttcttcctatTCTTGATATCTCATCCAGTGCTCTCCACATTCTCTCATGTTCAAGACCCTGATCTCGTGGTACAAGATGTGCATCA GAGCATTAATGCGTCAAGAAGAAACTTAGGCTACCTCTCTTGCGCTTCCGGCAACCCCATCGACGACTGCTGGCGGTGCGATCCCAACTGGGAGAACAACCGCCAGCGTTTAGCTGACTGTGCTATCGGCTTCGGCAAGAATGCAGGTGGTGGCAGAGACGGCCGCATCTATGTCGTCACTGACCCCGGGGACGATGATCCAGTGAACCCACGGCCTGGTACCCTCCGCCATGCTGTGATCCAAAACGAGGCGCTATGGATAATCTTCAAGCGCGACATGGTCATACGGCTAAATCAAGAACTCGTAATGAACTCCCACAAAACCATCGACGGCCGCGGTGCCAGTGTCCATATATCTAACGGCCCATGCATTACTATTCACTACGCGAGTAACATAATAATCCATGGGATTCACATACACGACTGTGTGATAGCCGGGAATGGAATTATCAGAGATTCCCCGCAGCATGCAGGGCACTGGGATGTTTCTGATGGAGATGGGATCGTCATTTTCGCCGGGAAAAATATCTGGATAGACCATTGCTCGTTGTCGAATTGTAACGACGGGCTGATAGACGTGATCCACGGTTCGACCGCAGTCACgatctcaaataattatttcacTCATCATGATAAGGTGATGTTGTTAGGACACAGTGATGCGTTTGGGCAGGATAAGAATATGCAGGTGACCATTGCTTTTAATCATTTTGGAGAAGGGCTGGTTCAAAGGATGCCTAGGTGTAGGCTTGGGTATTTTCATGTGGTGAACAATGACTATACTCATTGGGAAATGTATGCAATTGGTGGAAGTGCTTCTCCTACCATTTATAGCCACGGGAACAGATTTCTTGCACCCACTGATAGGTTTAGAAAAGAG GTGACGAAGCACGAGGATGCACCGGAAAGCGAATGGAAACACTGGAACTGGATATCGGAAGGCGATCTGATGTTGAACGGTGCCTTTTTTCGGCAGTCGGGAGGTGGAGCTTGGGCAGCACGTTCGAGGGCATCAAGTTTAAGTGCTAGGCCAGTTTCTCTCGTGGGTTCAGTCACCAGAACTGCTGGGGCACTTAATTGCAGGGCTGGATCTCGTTGCTAG
- the LOC140828435 gene encoding E3 ubiquitin-protein ligase RGLG5-like: MGNQKSSPRGGGNGRPSSTGRSISSSGWHHDHTQSSYSSYAQNYPVQHPYPAGYPPSGQDHVPPQNYGTSSQSHAPPQNYGSPPELYAPPQQYGLPSQPHVPQKIFERRYSRIADNYRSLEEVTEALARAGLESSNLIVGIDFTKSNEWTGKNSYHGRSLHYIGNGLNPYEQAISIIGKTMAAFDDDNLIPTFGFGDASTHDQDVFSFYPEERFCNGFEEVLSRYREIVPSLKLAGPTSFAPIIEMAMSIVQHSGGQYHVLLIIADGQVTRSVDTGHGQLSPQEHRTVQAIVEASKYPLSIILVGVGDGPWDTMKEFDDNIPAREFDNFQFVNFTEIMSKNVQQSRKETEFALSSLMEIPAQYKATMELNLLSGSKGNAPGRVPLPPPLYSTTYASSSKPSQTTSFQHSASSFYENNVSANVTPSAPSSMLDYQICPVCLSNPKDMAFGCGHQTCRRCGQDLQLCPICRSRIETRIKLY, translated from the exons ATGGGAAATCAGAAATCTAGTCCTAGAGGTGGAGGGAATGGGAGGCCATCTTCAACTGGTCGGTCTATTTCGTCGTCTGGATGGCATCATGATCATACTCAATCGTCATATTCATCATATGCTCAGAATTATCCTGTGCAGCATCCTTATCCAGCTGGTTATCCACCTTCAGGCCAGGACCACGTTCCTCCTCAAAATTACGGTACTTCGTCACAATCACATGCGCCACCTCAAAATTATGGTAGTCCGCCGGAATTATATGCTCCTCCTCAACAATATGGGCTTCCGTCGCAACCACACGTGCCACAGAAAATATTTGAGAGAAGGTATTCAAGAATCGCAGACAATTACAGATCATTGGAGGAG GTGACTGAAGCTCTTGCACGTGCCGGACTGGAGTCCTCCAATCTAATTGTTGGGATTGATTTCACGAAGAGCAACGAATGGACGG GCAAAAATTCCTATCATGGCCGAAGCTTACATTACATTGGAAATGGTCTTAATCCCTATGAACAAGCAATATCTATCATTGGAAAGACAATGGCCGCGTTTGACGATGATAACTTGATTCCTACTTTTGGATTTGGAGATG CATCAACCCATGATCAGGATGTTTTCAGTTTCTACCCCGAGGAGAGATTTTGTAATGGATTTGAGGAGGTTTTAAGTCGTTATCGAGAAATTGTTCCTAGCCTAAAACTGGCAG GTCCCACATCGTTTGCGCCTATTATCGAAATGGCCATGTCTATTGTTCAGCATAGTGGAGGCCAGTACCATGTTTTACTGATTATTGCAGACGGACAG GTTACCAGAAGCGTTGATACTGGACACGGTCAGTTAAGTCCACAGGAGCATAGAACTGTTCAAGCAATTGTTGAAGCAAG CAAATATCCGTTATCTATTATTTTGGTTGGGGTTGGGGATGGCCCTTGGGACACAATGAAGGAATTCGATGATAACATTCCTGCTCGGGAATTTGATAATTTCCAG TTTGTTAATTTTACAGAGATAATGTCTAAAAATGTGCAACAATCTCGAAAGGAGACTGAATTTGCTCTTTCTTCATTAATGGAAATTCCTGCTCAATATAAAGCGACAATGGAGCTCAATTTGTTAAG TGGATCAAAAGGAAATGCTCCTGGAAGGGTCCCTCTTCCTCCTCCACTCTATAGTACAACATATGCCAGCAGCTCAAAACCCTCACAAACAACTAGTTTTCAGCACAGCGCCAGTTCATTTTACGAGAACAATGTTTCTGCAAATGTAACTCCATCTGCTCCTAGCTCGATGTTGGACTACCAG ATTTGTCCTGTCTGCCTTAGCAACCCAAAGGACATGGCTTTCGGTTGTGGTCATCAG ACATGTCGCCGTTGTGGACAAGACCTTCAACTATGTCCAATTTGCCGGAGTCGAATTGAGACCAGAATCAAGCTCTACTAA
- the LOC140828597 gene encoding SAGA-associated factor 29 homolog A-like, protein MSTPDIAGILENSVELDRLRKKQEEILMEINKMHKKLQSTPEVVEKPGDNSLSRLKMLYTQAKELSVNEVTISTQLLGQLDALLPSGTSGQHRRKIGDGNEPKKKRMKADSDVSRLSPSMRNHLENLANLKGEQVAARVPQEDAGKDEWFVVKVIHFDKETREIEVLDEEPGDDEESGGQRKYKLPMSHIIPFPKGTDLSSAHDFPPGKHVLAVYPETTTLYKATVVQARKRKTDDYVLEFDDDEEDGSLPQRLVPFHRVVPLPEGYRQ, encoded by the exons ATGTCCACTCCCGATATTGCCGGAATCTTGGAGAACTCGGTGGAACTTGATCGCTTAAGGAAAAAGCAAGAGGAGATCCTCATGGAGATCAACAAGATGCACAAGAAACTCCAATCCA CACCTGAAGTGGTTGAAAAGCCTGGTGACAATTCTCTATCAAGGCTCAAAATGTTATATACACAAGCCAAAGAGTTGTCAGTGAATGAAGTGAC AATTTCCACCCAATTGTTAGGACAACTGGACGCTCTATTACCTTCTGGGACTTCAGGGCAACATCGCAGAAAGATAG GAGACGGTAATGAGCCGAAAAAGAAGAGGATGAAGGCCGATTCAGATGTCTCCAGACTTTCTCCTTCAATGCGAAATCACCTGGAGAACCTTGCAAATTTGAAGGGTGAACAG GTGGCAGCAAGGGTTCCTCAAGAGGATGCAGGAAAGGATGAATGGTTTGTGGTTAAAGTTATCCATTTTGACAAGGAAACAAGAGA AATTGAAGTGTTGGATGAAGAACCAGGTGACGATGAGGAGAGCGGTGGGCAGAG AAAATACAAGCTGCCTATGTCGCATATTATACCATTTCCAAAGGGAACTGATCTCTCTAGTGCCCATGACTTTCCTCCCGGGAAACATGTTTTGGCAGTATATCCAGAAACCACAACTCTATATAAAGCAACTGTTGTCCAAGCTCGGAAG AGGAAGACTGATGA CTATGTTTTGGAATTCGACGACGATGAAGAGGATGGATCTTTACCTCAACGATTGGTACCCTTCCACCGGGTTGTCCCTCTTCCAGAAGGATATCGTCAATAA
- the LOC140809810 gene encoding cysteine-rich receptor-like protein kinase 46 isoform X1, whose amino-acid sequence MPITLIFFIVCSLMHATMEDPRLQLVLKRCEQNMAQNVTQFNENYSKVIASMQDGMLENKFATGQAGLRPNRVFVLAQCMEDLSREECETCFTSIKTQIPGCLPHISARVFYDGCFIRVENYSFFRESISRYGYETRCSDAKDIRSQTFKNLVTRMMDKLVQKAPENHGYAEGQEISAGLISAYGMTNCWRTLNESSCSECLTNARIGILKCLPSVEARVLHVGCYLRYSDSEFVNKPDSSSSKDSVFFFLSAIIGSVGICLTAILAGYFVSTTIYAKQFRQHEKQKIEMQMVSDTINRSLQFKYSTLEKATENFTDSHKIGQGGFGEVFQGTLQDGREIAIKHLFLTENTRNQEISNEIDIIGQAHHPNLVRFLGYCFTYTDGYLVYEYLPNKSLDLILFDQERKKELTWKKRLGIITGTAEGLQYMHQDCQVQIIHRDIKASNILLDMKLRPKIADFGLARLNSTDQMEGIPAIAGTFGYMAPEYLVEGRLTEKVDVYSYGVLVLEIISGERNNKYQHDDSLDTLVTMAWKHYQIDKVASIIDSMLGIEAFNEVQRIVEIALLCTQESPDLRPTMGRVVEFLAKKELILPAPTRPPFVQES is encoded by the exons ATGCCGATCACCCTTATTTTCTTCATTGTCTGTTCTCTGATGCATGCAACAATGGAAGATCCTCGACTTCAGCTCGTTTTGAAGCGATGTGAGCAAAACATGGCGCAGAACGTCACGCAATTCAACGAGAACTATTCCAAGGTCATTGCATCAATGCAAGATGGAATGCTGGAAAACAAATTCGCCACGGGACAAGCGGGCTTACGCCCCAACCGCGTGTTTGTTCTGGCTCAATGCATGGAGGATTTGTCGAGAGAAGAATGCGAAACTTGTTTTACGTCCATTAAGACGCAGATTCCAGGCTGCCTCCCTCATATCAGCGCCCGTGTTTTCTATGATGGTTGCTTCATAAGGGTTGAAAACTACAGCTTTTTTCGTGAATCAATATCAAGATACGGTTATGAG ACGAGATGTAGCGATGCCAAGGACATCCGCAGCCAGACTTTCAAGAATCTTGTGACACGAATGATGGATAAGTTAGTGCAGAAGGCACCAGAAAACCATGGGTATGCAGAAGGGCAAGAAATATCAGCTGGCTTAATATCGGCATATGGAATGACTAATTGCTGGAGAACTTTGAATGAAAGTTCATGCAGTGAATGCCTGACAAATGCTAGAATAGGAATCTTAAAATGCTTGCCCTCAGTTGAAGCACGAGTTCTGCATGTCGGTTGCTATTTACGTTACTCGGATTCCGAGTTTGTTAATAAGCCAGACTCATCCTCAAGCAAAG ATTctgttttcttttttctttcagCAATTATCGGCTCGGTTGGGATATGCCTCACAGCGATTCTCGCAGGATATTTTGTGTCTACAACTATTTATGCGAAGCAATTCAGACAACATGAGAAACAAAAAATTG AAATGCAGATGGTGTCAGATACCATAAACAGAAGTTTGCAATTCAAGTACTCAACATTAGAAAAAGCTACAGAAAACTTCACTGACTCCCACAAGATTGGGCAAGGAGGATTTGGTGAAGTATTTCAG GGTACCTTACAAGATGGCCGAGAAATCGCCATAAAACATCTGTTTCTAACAGAGAACACTCGAAATCAAGAAATTAGCAATGAGATAGACATTATAGGACAAGCCCATCATCCAAATTTGGTTCGGTTTCTTGGTTATTGCTTCACGTATACTGATGGATACCTCGTCTATGAATACCTTCCAAACAAAAGCCTTGACCTCATACTATTCG ATCAAGAGAGAAAGAAGGAATTAACTTGGAAGAAAAGGCTTGGAATAATCACAGGCACTGCAGAAGGTCTTCAATATATGCACCAAGATTGCCAGGTCCAAATCATCCACAGAGACATAAAAGCAAGTAACATCTTGTTAGACATGAAGCTAAGaccaaaaattgcggatttcgGTCTAGCAAGACTCAATTCAACAGATCAAATGGAGGGAATCCCCGCCATTGCAGGCACATT CGGATACATGGCTCCCGAATACCTCGTCGAAGGGCGATTAACTGAAAAAGTAGACGTATATAGCTATGGGGTTCTTGTACTCGAAATAATAAGCGGCGAACGGAACAATAAATATCAGCATGATGACAGTCTAGACACGCTCGTCACCATG GCATGGAAGCATTATCAAATAGATAAGGTGGCAAGTATAATAGATTCAATGCTTGGCATTGAAGCTTTCAATGAGGTGCAAAGAATTGTCGAGATTGCTTTGTTGTGTACTCAAGAATCGCCTGATTTGCGTCCGACAATGGGGAGAGTGGTCGAGTTTCTTGCTAAAAAGGAATTGATTTTGCCTGCTCCGACCAGGCCTCCCTTCGTGCAAGAATCTTAA
- the LOC140809810 gene encoding cysteine-rich receptor-like protein kinase 46 isoform X2, with protein MPITLIFFIVCSLMHATMEDPRLQLVLKRCEQNMAQNVTQFNENYSKVIASMQDGMLENKFATGQAGLRPNRVFVLAQCMEDLSREECETCFTSIKTQIPGCLPHISARVFYDGCFIRVENYSFFRESISRYGYETRCSDAKDIRSQTFKNLVTRMMDKLVQKAPENHGYAEGQEISAGLISAYGMTNCWRTLNESSCSECLTNARIGILKCLPSVEARVLHVGCYLRYSDSEFVNKPDSSSSKDSVFFFLSAIIGSVGICLTAILAGYFVSTTIYAKQFRQHEKQKIEMQMVSDTINRSLQFKYSTLEKATENFTDSHKIGQGGFGEVFQGTLQDGREIAIKHLFLTENTRNQEISNEIDIIGQAHHPNLVRFLGYCFTYTDGYLVYEYLPNKSLDLILFGTAEGLQYMHQDCQVQIIHRDIKASNILLDMKLRPKIADFGLARLNSTDQMEGIPAIAGTFGYMAPEYLVEGRLTEKVDVYSYGVLVLEIISGERNNKYQHDDSLDTLVTMAWKHYQIDKVASIIDSMLGIEAFNEVQRIVEIALLCTQESPDLRPTMGRVVEFLAKKELILPAPTRPPFVQES; from the exons ATGCCGATCACCCTTATTTTCTTCATTGTCTGTTCTCTGATGCATGCAACAATGGAAGATCCTCGACTTCAGCTCGTTTTGAAGCGATGTGAGCAAAACATGGCGCAGAACGTCACGCAATTCAACGAGAACTATTCCAAGGTCATTGCATCAATGCAAGATGGAATGCTGGAAAACAAATTCGCCACGGGACAAGCGGGCTTACGCCCCAACCGCGTGTTTGTTCTGGCTCAATGCATGGAGGATTTGTCGAGAGAAGAATGCGAAACTTGTTTTACGTCCATTAAGACGCAGATTCCAGGCTGCCTCCCTCATATCAGCGCCCGTGTTTTCTATGATGGTTGCTTCATAAGGGTTGAAAACTACAGCTTTTTTCGTGAATCAATATCAAGATACGGTTATGAG ACGAGATGTAGCGATGCCAAGGACATCCGCAGCCAGACTTTCAAGAATCTTGTGACACGAATGATGGATAAGTTAGTGCAGAAGGCACCAGAAAACCATGGGTATGCAGAAGGGCAAGAAATATCAGCTGGCTTAATATCGGCATATGGAATGACTAATTGCTGGAGAACTTTGAATGAAAGTTCATGCAGTGAATGCCTGACAAATGCTAGAATAGGAATCTTAAAATGCTTGCCCTCAGTTGAAGCACGAGTTCTGCATGTCGGTTGCTATTTACGTTACTCGGATTCCGAGTTTGTTAATAAGCCAGACTCATCCTCAAGCAAAG ATTctgttttcttttttctttcagCAATTATCGGCTCGGTTGGGATATGCCTCACAGCGATTCTCGCAGGATATTTTGTGTCTACAACTATTTATGCGAAGCAATTCAGACAACATGAGAAACAAAAAATTG AAATGCAGATGGTGTCAGATACCATAAACAGAAGTTTGCAATTCAAGTACTCAACATTAGAAAAAGCTACAGAAAACTTCACTGACTCCCACAAGATTGGGCAAGGAGGATTTGGTGAAGTATTTCAG GGTACCTTACAAGATGGCCGAGAAATCGCCATAAAACATCTGTTTCTAACAGAGAACACTCGAAATCAAGAAATTAGCAATGAGATAGACATTATAGGACAAGCCCATCATCCAAATTTGGTTCGGTTTCTTGGTTATTGCTTCACGTATACTGATGGATACCTCGTCTATGAATACCTTCCAAACAAAAGCCTTGACCTCATACTATTCG GCACTGCAGAAGGTCTTCAATATATGCACCAAGATTGCCAGGTCCAAATCATCCACAGAGACATAAAAGCAAGTAACATCTTGTTAGACATGAAGCTAAGaccaaaaattgcggatttcgGTCTAGCAAGACTCAATTCAACAGATCAAATGGAGGGAATCCCCGCCATTGCAGGCACATT CGGATACATGGCTCCCGAATACCTCGTCGAAGGGCGATTAACTGAAAAAGTAGACGTATATAGCTATGGGGTTCTTGTACTCGAAATAATAAGCGGCGAACGGAACAATAAATATCAGCATGATGACAGTCTAGACACGCTCGTCACCATG GCATGGAAGCATTATCAAATAGATAAGGTGGCAAGTATAATAGATTCAATGCTTGGCATTGAAGCTTTCAATGAGGTGCAAAGAATTGTCGAGATTGCTTTGTTGTGTACTCAAGAATCGCCTGATTTGCGTCCGACAATGGGGAGAGTGGTCGAGTTTCTTGCTAAAAAGGAATTGATTTTGCCTGCTCCGACCAGGCCTCCCTTCGTGCAAGAATCTTAA
- the LOC140828690 gene encoding uncharacterized protein, which produces MNSNVASQFMDKQIMDLSNSQTTAATMNSGGGNNEFIDFMNRSDEKRDGIVPSYDFMPILPGVGSSSPLPSTNHVSKFDSGVEDPSLRTWNSLDSKINVSSNTNHNSLDIDEPAKFELGQSQTPLNASLSASLVSEIDKTVKKYTDNLMHTMDGVSARLSQLETRTRKLENSMDDLKESVGNNLGVIDGKLRQMGNILREVQTGVQAISEKQERVGELPAAKLQSLNLEQVESQNLAHTELTQSVASANQQFSTVSLTQPPPSFPPPNAPPPPPPPPQQNSESHVQFPNHYSQNHTTSVPQQESYFPPSGQTPQQQYQVPPPALQHQHQHQLQPPPQQHQNQPPPPQHQHQPPPPRPQYSQPPPPQHQHQPPPPPQPHSQPLPPPQLHPPFSAINTSLPQTQFSHHSEETLYGPTQTYPPGIRLPSHPSVGVPPPQQLYSLIQNAYEPQSSRPIPGYSHPFGQSAGHVEPYPYSSSQSQYGGSDSPRKPQQPPNAGGPGGGSGYPHLPTTRILPQAIPTASNVGGSGSGSGSGNKVPIDDVVEKVTHMGFPRDQVRATVRKLTEKGQPVDLNVVLDKLMNDSEGQAPRAWFGR; this is translated from the exons ATGAATAGTAATGTGGCGTCGCAGTTCATGGACAAGCAGATCATGGACCTATCCAATTCTCAGACCACAGCCGCTACTATGAACAGCGGCGGCGGTAACAATGAATTTATCGATTTCATGAATCGTTCTGATGAGAAAAGAGATGGCATCGTCCCGAGCTACGATTTCATGCCGATTCTTCCCGGCGTTGGGTCGTCGTCTCCTCTTCCGTCGACGAATCACGTGTCTAAGTTTGATTCTGGTGTAGAAGATCCTTCTCTCAGGACCTGGAATTCGCTTGATTCAAAAATTAATGTTTCTTCAAACACA AACCACAATTCTCTGGATATTGATGAGCCTGCCAAATTCGAATTGGGGCAGAGTCAAACACCTCTCAATGCATCTTTGAGTGCGTCTTTGGTTTCCGAGATTGATAAGACAGTGAAAAAGTACACAGATAATCTTATGCACACTATGGATGGTGTGAGTGCGAGGTTATCCCAATTGGAAACAAGGACTCGTAAGCTTGAAAATTCTATGGATGATTTGAAGGAGTCTGTTGGGAACAACCTTGGGGTCATCGATGGGAAACTGAGACAAATGGGCAATATTCTTCGAGAG GTGCAAACTGGTGTACAGGCGATAAGTGAAAAACAAGAAAGAGTTGGTGAACTACCAGCTGCTAAGCTGCAGTCTCtgaatttggaacaagtcgagAGCCAAAACCTTGCACATACTGAACTGACCCAATCAGTTGCTTCTGCTAACCAGCAGTTCTCCACAGTTTCTCTTACACAGCCACCTCCAAGCTTCCCTCCACCGAATGCTCCACCGCCACCGCCACCACCACCACAACAAAATTCAGAGTCTCATGTTCAGTTTCCTAACCACTATTCACAAAACCATACTACTTCTGTTCCTCAGCAAGAATCTTATTTTCCTCCATCTGGCCAGACTCCCCAACAGCAGTATCAAGTACCTCCACCAGCCCTGCAGCACCAGCACCAGCACCAGCTTCAGCCGCCTCCACAACAGCACCAAAATCAGCCGCCTCCACCACAGCACCAACATCAGCCGCCTCCTCCTCGACCACAGTACTCTCAACCACCTCCGCCACAGCACCAACATCAGCCCCCTCCACCTCCTCAACCACACTCTCAGCCACTTCCACCTCCTCAACTACATCCCCCATTCTCTGCAATTAACACATCCCTACCTCAAACACAATTCAGTCATCACTCCGAAGAAACACTATATGGACCTACCCAAACTTATCCACCTGGCATTCGCCTACCTTCTCATCCCTCGGTCGGAGTTCCTCCCCCTCAACAATTATATAGTCTAATCCAAAATGCTTATGAGCCTCAATCTAGCAGGCCTATTCCAGGATATTCTCATCCATTTGGTCAATCAGCAGGTCATGTTGAACCATATCCTTACAGCAGCTCACAATCACAGTATGGTGGTAGTGACTCGCCAAGGAAACCACAGCAACCTCCTAACGCTGGCGGACCTGGTGGTGGAAGTGGTTATCCTCATCTACCTACTACTCGAATATTACCTCAAGCAATCCCTACTGCCTCTAATGTTGGTGGGTCTGGGTCTGGGTCTGGGTCTGGGAACAAGGTTCCTATTGATGATGTGGTTGAGAAAGTGACACATATGGGATTTCCAAGAGACCAAGTGAGGGCCACAGTCCGGAAATTGACAGAGAAGGGACAACCAGTAGATTTAAACGTGGTACTCGACAAGTTGATGAATGACAGTGAAGGCCAAGCTCCTCGGGCATGGTTTGGCCGGTAA